The following coding sequences lie in one Schistosoma mansoni strain Puerto Rico chromosome 3, complete genome genomic window:
- a CDS encoding putative protein SENSITIVITY TO RED LIGHT REDUCED produces MCLDDKDSEEWLRVCSRKTKRKHKATRPAERAAIQKHIFTLDYIDDDSLETVLDRTFLEGLLKSINQAFTMISNKQTEPSGIDVVCLGLGNPAVHHASLRQLVVLDLLLQLDPRMERSRTHLYDPVFKSVARALIRKLGMHILPNNKEGCYKLSPDRFYFVMLPHCAPALLNNLLFTNWSPSILSHVVLFSNGWKEARQELIASGASDSLRIAEELAYITALESVVQIPGKEYYLLWSSKNKLREYRDFEGMRVQCFSPVEMDRLPENVWNIPPYSEKTDKEISCPSTLTQSSRFFPDIIDANVVPNFIDSNTDD; encoded by the exons ATGTGTTTGGACGATAAAGATTCTGAGGAGTGGCTTCGTGTTTGCTCACGGAAAACAAAGCGTAAACACAAGGCTACACGACCAGCGGAACGTGCTGCTATCCAGAAACATATTTTTACTTTAGATTACATAGATGATGACAGCCTGGAAACGGTTTTAG ACAGAACTTTCCTGGAAGGTTTATTAAAGTCTATCAATCAGGCATTCACAATGATATCAAATAAACAGACTGAGCCAAGTGGGATTGATGTGGTTTGTTTAGGATTGGGTAACCCGGCTGTCCATCATGCCAGTTTACGTCAGTTAGTTGTACTAGATCTTCTGTTGCAGCTTGACCCACGTATGGAGAGATCACGTACTCACCTGTACGATCCTGTTTTCAAATCTGTGGCTCGTGCTTTAATAAGAAAGCTTGGAATGCAT ATTCTACCGAACAATAAAGAAGGTTGTTACAAATTATCACCTGATCGGTTTTATTTCGTTATGCTACCACATTGCGCTCCAGCtcttttaaataatttactatTTACCAATTGGTCGCCTAGTATACTTTCCCATGTGGTGCTGTTCTCTAATGGATGGAAAGAGGCTCGCCAGGAGTTAATTGCTTCAGGTGCCTCAGATAGTCTGAGGATTGCTGAAGAACTAGCTTATATTACTGCCTTGGAATCAGTGGTTCAAATTCCTGGAAAAGAATATTATCTACTTTGGTCTTCAAAAAATAAACTTAGGGAATACAGAGATTTTGAGGGTATGCGTGTACAATGTTTTTCTCCTGTTGAAATGGATCGTTTACCGGAGAATGTGTGGAATATACCTCCTTATTCTGAAAAAACAGATAAGGAAATATCCTGTCCTAGTACATTAACACAAAGTAGTAGGTTTTTTCCCGATATAATTGATGCTAATGTTGTGCCAAATTTTATCGATTCTAACACTGATGACTAA